A part of Ammospiza caudacuta isolate bAmmCau1 chromosome 5, bAmmCau1.pri, whole genome shotgun sequence genomic DNA contains:
- the PVALB gene encoding parvalbumin alpha, which yields MAMTDLLSAEDIKKAVGAFSAAESFNYKKFFEMVGLKKKSPEDVKKVFHILDKDQSGFIEEEELKFVLKGFTPEGRDLSDKETKALLAAGDKDGDGKIGADEFATMVAES from the exons ATGGCTATGACTGACTTGCTCAGCGCTGAGGATATCAAGAAGGCTGTGGGAGCCTTTTCAG CGGCTGAATCTTTTAACTACAAAAAGTTTTTCGAGATGGTAGGATTGAAAAAGAAGAGCCCAGAAGATGTGAAGAAGGTTTTCCATATTCTTGATAAAGATCAGAGCGGCTTCATTGAAGAGGAAGAATTGAA GTTTGTCCTGAAGGGCTTTACCCCAGAAGGAAGAGACCTATCAGACAAAGAAACGAAGGCTCTTCTGGCTGCTGGAGATAAGGACGGTGATGGTAAAATTGGCGCTGATG aattTGCAACTATGGTGGCTGAATCATAA